In the genome of Polyangiaceae bacterium, the window AAGGTCGCGCGGGCCACGCTTGGGCGCTACGGCATCTCGCCGCCACCAGGAACCGACGCGAGCCTGAACGTCTCCGGCGAGGGCCCTCTTGGGGGCATCGATTTTCGTGGGGAAACCCGTATCGGCGAGTCATCCGTCTCGCTCACCGGCAAGGCTTCAGTCCTGGCGCCGCGCGTCGACGTTCAAGCGCGCCTCGCGAAGGTCAACCTCAAGAGCGTGGGCGAAGGCCTGCCCAAGACCGCGGTGGACGGACAGGTCGACGTCGAGTTCGAGCTACGAGAGTCAAAGCCCTATGTGACTAGCCGCGTGGCATTGGCCCCGGCAAGGGTGGAGGAGTGGCAAGTTCCGGCATTGGACGGAGAGCTACACCTCGAGGGCGCGCGGGCTTGGGGTTTTATCCGCACGGCACCTGGAGAGGTATCGATCAGCGCCGACGCCCACGCCAACTTGGACCACCTCGACAGGGGCATCAGCTTTGACGCGACTGCGAAGGTTCCCCGCGTTGCCTCGCTACAAAAGTACGCGCAACTGCCGGGCGTTCGAGGGGATGTTCAAGCATCGGTGTGCGGCTCGTTCTACCCAGATAGCAAGCGAATCGACGCGGATGGCGCCTTGGATAGCGGACAGCTCGAGGTGTCCGGCTTCAGCTTGAAGCGAGCGCATATCTACGCCGAGGTCGAGGGCGCGGTAGCCACGCCGAGTATCGATGCTTCCTTCCGCGCGGCATCACTACGGAGCAAAGACAAGCAGCTCGGCCGGGTCGTGGACTTCACCAAGCCAAGCATCTCCGTCCGCGGCACTCCGACCCGCTTGCGAGTGAACACGCGCCTACCCGCCAGAGCAGGGAGCAGCGCACCGAGCATCTCGCTCAGCGCCACCGTCGCCCCCGCCGCCCAACGCATCAGCAGCGTCAGAGGCAGCATTCAACGAGGTAATCGACGCGTCGACCTCGCCGCAGCTCGAGTCGACCTCGGACGCGGCCTCGACCTTGAAAACGTCGAGCTGTCTGGCGCCGGATCCATCAATGGCACGCTGCAGTTCCACGCAGGGCGCCTCGAGAGTTCCCTGAAGTTCGCACGGCTCGATCTCTCTGCGCTGAGCGGACTGCTTGAAGGCCTGCCTGCCCTAGACCCACCGATCAGCGGGATCGTAAGTGGTTCAGTCGAGCTCTCCGGAGCCATCGCGTCTCCCCAGGGAACAGTCGACCTCAGCATCGAACAAGCGCAACGCGGTGAGGACGCATTTTCGGGGGAGGTACATCTCGTGGCCAACGAGGGCCAGCTGAGCGGCCACATCGCCGTGGACGCTGCACGCATCGGCAGCGTGAGCCTCACCCCGAATGCGTTGAAGCCCAACGGTGCTTGGACGGATCCCAGAGCCTGGCTCGCCAGCGCTGGTAGCCTACGCTCGGACTTCGCCATCGACTCTGCGGCGCTGCTGAGGCGTTTGAGCCAAGCAGAACCCAAGACCAAGCAGCCGGAGTTGAGCGGTCTCGTACGCGGCAACCTCGAACTCAAGCGGGCGAGCCAAGCACCCGTGAACGCCCCGCTCAGCGCGCTGCCAGACTTGAAGGCTCGCTGGTCTAGCGTTGGCCTTCAGGCAACCCTCGGGAACGAGAAGGAGTCGCCGGTTCTTCGCGGAATAGACCTGCGTGGCGAACTAGACGTGGAAAGCGGCAGCGGAAAGAGTCAGGTCGCGGTCGAGGCCGTGCGAGGTCAAGAACAGCTCCTGACTCTGGAAGTCGAGAGCCGCGTTCCCTATGTGCGTTGGCTCGAGGCGCCGCCGACGCGGGACACACTCCTGCGACACCCTTTCAGCGCGAAGCTCGAAAGCGATGGGCTCAGGCTGGGCAAGCTTCCCGAGTTCGCCCAGGTGCCTGGCCTATCTGGGAGGCTCGACCTACAGGCGAAGCTCGAGGGCAGCGTGATGGAGCCAAGGCTCAACGTAGACTTCCGCGGCAAGAAGCTGAACGTCGACGAGCTCTCGCGGCGCCAGGGTCTCGCGGCGGTAGGGCACCTCGACTACGATGGCGCACGAGCGCGCCTCGAGTTCGGACTGTCGTCACGCTTCCGCTCGTTGATTCGCGCGAGGGCAGACCTTCAGCTCGCCATCGCTGACGCCATCCGCGGGGATACAAGACAAGCCAGGGCCAACGCGAAGCTGGTGCTAGACGACTTCGCTCTCGCTGCGGTGCCGACGCTACGCGCGCTGGATGTCCGCGGTCGCGCGAGCGGCGAGCTCGAGGTCAAAGAGCTCGGCAGCCAGAGCCCTCGCATCTCCGCCGCGCTCGAGGTGCCCAAGGGACGCATCGGCGACGCCAAGTTCAGCGGAATAACCGCAAAGGCCGACTTGAGCGGCGATCGAGCCAGCGCCTCCGTGTTGATGGAACAAGACGACGGATTCGGCCAGGTGATGGCGAGCGCCGGAGTGCGCTGGAATGGACTACTCCCAAGCCTCGCTCGCGAGCGGCGCGCGCGGGTGCGTCTCCTTGCCAACGCCTGGCGCCTTCAAGCGCTGGAGCCCTTCGTGCGAGGCCAAGTGGATCAACTCGACGGTCGAGTCGACGCCGATGCGACCCTCGATTTGATCCCCGAGGCAACGAAACTCGATGGCTTCGTGCGGGTGAGTGAAGGCGTCCTTCAAGTCCCCGCGCTCGGGCAACAGCTCAAGAACCTCGAGGCCCAGGTGGATCTAGCGCCGACGGGCGATGTCCGCCTGCGCGCCGGAAGCGTGGAAGGGTTGTCAGGACGCGCCTACTTCAACGCGGCTGCGAAGCTCAACGGGCTATCGCTCGTCGCCGCGAACGCCAAGCTCCGCATCCCAGAGAAGGAGGCGATGCCGTTCACCTATCAAGGCGTGCCCCTTGGCGACGGCTCCGGTGATATCGACCTGAAGGCGCGCCTCACGCCGAAGGAGAATCGCTTCAACATCAGCGTCGAGCACTTCGCCTTCAAGTTGCCCCGCAAACCGCAGACGGGGGTGCAAAGCCTCGAGGACGACCCTCACATTCGCATCGGTGCACATGCGGCGGGCGGCTTCGTGCCCATCATCGGTCCTGGCGCCAATGAAGAGAAGTCGACGCAAGCGTCCGGGGTGCCCACGGTGGTCGCGGTGGACCTGGGTAATGACTTCCAGGTGACCCAGGGTACCGATCTGAAGGTCAAGCTCACCGGCAAGCTCCTGATCGATTCCTCGCGGACACAAGCGGTAGACGGTCAGATCCGACTCAGCGACGGCCGCATCGACATCAGCGGAAAGATCTTCCAGATCGAACAGGGAGTCATCACCTTCCAGGAGGACCCAAGTAACCCAGTCGTCGTCGCCCAGGCCGCGTGGGACTCGCCGTCGGGGTACAAGGTCGTCGCGGAGTACACGGGTCCGCTCAAGAACGGTAAGTTCAAGCTGCGCGCCGAGCCCGCGCTGAGCCAAAACGAGATCGTCAGCTTGATCCTCTTCGGCACACCAGACGGCAGCGTGGGCAGCTCCGGGAGCGGCGGCGGCCCTGGCGCTGCAGACGCAGCCAGCGTAGGCGCCGGCGTCGCGACGGCGCCCCTGAACCGCGCGATCTCCGACGTGACCTCTCTGGATATCGCGACCCGCGTCGACACCAGCAACGCACAAAGCCCGCGCCCGGAGCTCGTGGTTCAAGTGTCTCCCCGCGTTTCCGCGCAGGTTGGCTACAACCTCGAGGAACCCAAGCCTGGGAAAGCTCCAGATCGCACGCTGTTTACCCTCGAGTTCCGCATCGCCAGCCGCTGGTCCCTGGCGACGACCTTCGGAGACGGTGGGAGCTCCCTGGTCGACCTGGTGTGGCGCTATCGCTATTGATAGCGTGGCGTCATGTTGGGGCGATTGTGGCTCGCGTGCGCCGGAGTTGGACTTGTAGCCAGCGGTTGCTGCTCGGAACCCAAGACCCAAGCCAAGGTCAGCGATGGCTGGGTGGTGGTGAGCGGGATCCAAGGCTCTAGTTTCGTTGATCATCCAACGGCGACCGAGGGCCAGCCCCTCTCGACCAGTACCCAGGGTCAAAACTGTCTGACGGATCGCGAACTCGGTTCTGCTTTCGGCGAGACCTGCGCTCACGAGTCAGAGAACCCGGCGAGCGGTCAACCCGACTCTGGGGACCTCCAGCCGGGTATCCCCACGGCAACCAATGAGGTCCGCTGGTACTGCCGCGGCGAACTCACCGTGCGCGTCGTGTTCCAACGCTGCTCCAAGGATGGGGGCACGTCGAATGGCGTCACCCCAGTGGAAATCGCCGTCAAAACCCAAAAGAACTGAACGTCGGAACCGGAACCATGATCAACGCCTTTTATGATCGGCTGAGGAAGTTCCAGCTCATCTTGCAGCAGCAAGGCTACGACCTCCGGCTAGCCAGCGCTCAGCTCGACAACGGCGGGACGGTCCCCGTCATGATTCAGTTTCCGACCACGCAGATCGGACAGCAAGCGTTGATCGCCCTACCTGATGTGCACCTCGCGGGAGGCAACGCGGGCGATGTCTTCTACAACGGTGACCCGGAAAATCCTCGGCGGCTCACGGCAGTGCTCAAGGCAATGCAGACGTACAGCCTGCAGAATCAGCCGACCACCCTGCTGCAGCTTGGGGACTGGTACGATGTCTGGCGCAGCATTGGCAGCGACGCGCAGAGCTCACAATACAACCTGATCGATGACGTTCCCGCGTACCAAGAGTTGCTCGGCTTGGACAAAGCGCTCGAGCTCGCCCACTGCTTCGGCAATCACGATGCGTCCTTCACCCACGCACTGCCGGACCGCCGCGTTGCAGATCAAAACCGGTTCCGCTTCGGCTTTGGTCTATTGAACTCGGGCGGCCGCGTGTACGCGCTGCACGGGCATCAAGCGGACAGCATCCAGGGTGAGCCGAACTCCTCTGGGGAGATCCGCGCGGTATGGCTCGGCACCTTGGCTGCGAACTACTTGAGCAGCAAGTTCCGCAACCTCGAGGAATTCATGGACAAGCAAGGTAACTTCGAGGGCGCCAAGGACTGGCTGCTCAAGCTGGTGGGCCTGAACCGAGACGACCCCACGCCCACTGGGCGCCCGCCGCAAGCACCCCCAAGCGACGGACAGACTTGGCACGCCAAGTTCGTGCAGCGTGAGTCCATGGCGAGCTTGGTCGCCATCGCCCAAGCCGCTGTCGACCGCCTCTACACCAACGCAGCGAGCCTCGAGCTCCTGGTCGTCGGGCACAGCCACAAGCCGTGCATCGGCTGGACCCCTCACCCCAACACCCAGAAGCCCGTCGTCGTGATCGACTGCGGCGCCTGGGTGTATGGGCAGGCAAACCTGATGTTTGCCGCGGGCAACGTCGCGGCGGTCTACGACATCGTCAAGTTTGGGACGCGGTAGACCGACACGACACGTCGTGTGCCTGACTCAGAGCGCGGGGCGACCCACGGCGTAGGCCAAACGCACGCGCGCAACGTGCAGATCCACGTAGGCGGCCATGCGCTGCAGGGTCGCGCTGACGAACTCCTGCTCGGCGTTGATCACGTCGGTTGTCGTCGCCTCGCCGACTTTGTACTGCGCCATCTTGGCGTCCAGCGCGGTGCGTGCGGCCTCTTCAGCCTCCTCAGCGGCTTTCCGCGCGGCACGCGCTTGCTTGCGGTCGAAGTAGGCTGCGGTGATCTCTTGTTCGATCCCCTGACGGAGCAGGCTCTCGTTGGCGTTCACTTCCTGCAGGTTTGCCTCGTACTCCGATGCGCTCGCCTCGGCGCCGGGCAAGTCGTTCAGCGTCCACGTCAGCTGAGCGCCTACGCTCCAGCTCCCCTGCCAGCCGCCTTGGCCCGTGAAGTCGCTCGCGCTCGGGTTCGCGTAGGTGTAGTCGGCGAAGCCATCGAGTCGCGGAAGCTTGCCGGCGCGGGCCACCGTCGCGCTTTTCCTCAGCGTGGTCTTGGTCTTCGTCAGCGCGCGCAGCTCTGGACGCTTGCTCAGGCCTTCGTTCACCAGTCCCTTGAGGTTCTCCGAGCGAGGCAACGGACGCGGCTTTCGCAGGATGTCCTCACCAATGGTGTAGTGCGGTGCCTTGTCGCCCGTCATCAGCGCGAGGTTCTTCTCCGATAGGCGAACGAACGCGCGCGCTTGCTCGATGGCGACCTTGCCGCTCGCCACCATGGCCTTGATACGCAAGACATCGGCCTTGATCGCAACGCCCTGGGCGAGCATCGCCTCGCCGTCCTTCTCGAGCTGTTGGAGGCGCACCAGGGCGTGCTCTGCCACCGCTACCTGCCCCACACCGCGCACCCAGTTGTAGTAGGCGAGCTGCGCGTCGGCTTGGGCCTTGCGCTGAGTGGCTTGCTTGTTGATGCGGCTCGCTTCGAGGTTCGCCCTCACCGCAGCGCTGCTCGCGGGCAGGCGCAGCACGTAGTCGGAGATCGGCACCGACAAGGTGGCGCTCAACGAGTAGCGGTCGAGCTTCGGCGTGATGTTGAAAGCCGCCGCTCCAGCAGGATTCCCCGCGGAATCAAGCACACAGGTTCCAGCTCCACTCGGGCAGGGGCCGACCCCAAGCAGACCAGGGGCGCTCGCGCCTACGATGGCCCCGCCGCCGAAGGAGGTGTCCGTCGAAGAGATGCGCGTGTAGCTCGCCTTCAGGGTGAGCTTCGGCAAGAAGGCCACCATCGCTTGATCGACCTGAGCTGCACTGGCGCGGATCTTCGCTTCTTGAGCTTTCACCGCCGGGCTGTGCGCTTTGGCTCGCTTCCCGACGTCCCGGGCCGTTGCACCGCCGCGTTGAGGCTTGAGCGTGTCCGCCAGCAGATCGGCCTTTGCAGTGAGTTCCTCCGCGGTGGGTTGCTTGGGCGTCGGCTGAGCCTCTGGTTCCGCTGCGGGCGGTTCCGCGGGGTCCACGGGCTGAGCAAAGGCGACGGACGAGGTGCCTAACCCCAACCCAAGGAAAATAAGGCGTCGAGTGAGTGATTTCATGCGTGCACCTCGTTCACCTCGTCCGTCTTCCCGAAGACTATTCCCTCGAGGAAACGCGTGAAGCGGTTGTGGGTGATGGCTTCCATGATGGTGTAGATGACTGGCACCACGACCAGGGTGAGGACGGTTGAGGTGATGAGGCCGCCAATCACGCACACCGCCATCGGCGCGCGTGCCTCACCTCCCTCGCCGAGCGCGAGGGCGACCGGGAGCATGCCGAAGACCATGGCGAAGCCGGTCATCAAGATGGGTCGCAGGCGCAAGACGCCAGCTTCAATCAGCGCTTCGCGCATGGGTTTGCCCTCTTTTCGCAGCTGCTCGGTGAAATCGACGACCAAGATGGCGTTCTTGGTCACGAGCCCCATCAACATGATCACGCCAATCATCGCAAAGATGCTGAGCGTCATTCCAGAGATGAACAGCCCGCCGAAAGCACCGATCACGCTGAGTGGTAGCGAGACCATGATCGTGATCGGGTGGATGAAGCTGTCGAATTGTGCCGCGAGGATCATGTAGACGAGGATGACGGCGATGGCCAACGCCTCGAGCATGTAGCCGAAGGACTCAACCATCATCTGGCTGTTGCCGGTCATCGCGCCGTGCACCGTTGCCGGGAGGATCGCGTCCGCCTTCTCGTTCACGATCTTGGTGGCCTCGCCTTGAGCGAGGCCTTCGAGGCTCGCGCTGACGATCACTTGGCGCTGGCGTGCTTCGCGCTCGATCTTCGTCGGACCGAGGGCGCGCTCACTCTTCACCAGGTTGCTCAGGTCGACGAGCTGCCCCGTGGTCGAGCGCACCTTGAGCGAGCTCAGGTCTTCGATACGGGTCTCTTGATCCGTCGGCAGCTTCACCACGATGTCATACGCCTCACCGCCTTGCTTCATCTCGCTCACCGCGTCGCCAGCCAAGAAGGCGCGAATCGTCGTCGCGACGCTGGCAACCGGGACGTTCAGCGCTGAAGCGCGCTCGCGATCGACCTCGAGGTTCAGCTCCGGCTTACCCGACTGGTAGGAGACCGCGACGTCGACGAAGCCCTTGGTCTTCGCTAGCTCTTCTTTGAGCTTCTCCGCGGTAGCCACGAGCTCGTCGAGGTTGTTTCCGCGAATCGCGTATTGCACGGGCGCCTGACCACCACCGGGCCCGGAGATGGACAGCACCGTGAGCTTCGTGCCGTCGCCCACGTTTTGGTAGCGTTCACGCACCCAAGCCATCAGGTCGAGCTGGTGGAACTTGCGCCCCTTTGCTCCGGTCATGTTGACCTGGATCTCACCGACGTTGATCTGACCTTGTGCGCCACCGCCGACCGTAGTCAGCGTGGAGATCACACCGGGGCCATGCTCTCGCAGATCTTTCGCCACCGCCTCGACGGCCTTGGTGGTGGACTCGAGGGGCGTTCCGGGGGGCGCTTCCACCTTAACCGTGAACATCGATCGGTCCTCCGCCGGCACGAACTCCGCGGGAACCTTGGTAACCAAGAACCCGGAGAAAATCAGGGCCACCGTGGTCAAACCCAGCGTGATGACTCGATGGGACAACGACCACGCGATGACCTTGCCGTAGACCCGGTCAAGCCACTTCAAAGCGTTGTCGATGGCCCTGGGAATGGCCCACCTGTGTTCGCCGTGTCCTTCCTTGAGGAAACGGGACGAGAGCATGGGGGTGAGGGTGAAGCTCACCAGCATCGAAACCGCCACCGCGAAGCTCACGGTGAGACCGAACTGTAGGAAGAAGCGACCGACGATGCCCTTCATGACCGCCACGGGGAAGAACACCGCGATGATGGTCGAGGTCATCGCTAAAACCGCGAGGAAAATCTCGCTGGTTGCGTCCTTCGCTGCTTGCAGGGGCTTCTTACCCATCACGAGGTGGCGATGGATGTTCTCGATCACGACGATCGCGTCGTCGACGAGAATACCGATGGCCAGGCTCAAGGCGAGCATGGTCATGTTGTTGAAGGTGAAGTTCATCACCTTGATGAAAGCGAAGGTGGCGACGACCGAAGATGGGATCGCAATCGCGCTGATCAGCGTCGCGCGCCAATCGAGCAAGAACACCAAGATGATCAACACCGCCAGGAGCGCCCCCAAGAACAGATCGAACTTCACGTCGTTGATCGAGTGCTCGATGTAGACGGAGTTATCAGTCGGCACCGTGAGCTCGATGCCCTGCTTCTTCAGGTCCGCCTTGAGCTCATCGATAGCGCCCTTGACGTCGTGAGCCACCGCAACGGTGTTGCTCCCCGACTGCTTGCTCACCACGAGCGACACCGCTGGCTTTCCGTCAAGGTATGACGAGCTGGTCGCCTTCTCGACGCCATCGACGACCTTCGCGATGTCGCGGATGCGCAGGTTCGCGTCCCCGGTGCCAACCAACAGGATGTCCGCGACCTGCTGGGGAGTATTGAGCTCGCCCTTGGTCTTCACGCTGAGCTCGGCGCCGCCCTTGGAGAAGCTGCCCGCAGGCACTTCGATGTTCTGCGCCTTGACCGCGTTGGCGACGTCTTCGACGGTCATCCCCAGACCAGCCAGCTTGACTGGATCCACGAGGATCTGCACCTGGCGCTCGCGGCCACCGACGATGTCGACGCTACCCACGCCGTTGATGCGCTGGAGCCGCGCCTTGACGGTGTTGTCCGCGATGTCAGTCAGCTTGCCCACAGGCATGTCGGCAGCCATCGCCATCGTGATGATGGGCGCGGCGCCGATGTCGAACTTCTCGACGATGGGCGACTTGGCGCCGGAGGGCAGCTCGTTCGCCAAGCGCGAGACCTTGTCTCGCACGTCTTGCAACGCCTGATCGCCGTTCTTCTCCAGCTCGAACTCCGCGGAGACGATGGTGACGCCCTCCAGGTTCGTCGACTTGAGGGAGCGAATGCCGCCGAGGGTGTTCACCGACTCTTCGATCTTGTCGGCGACGTTGCGCTCCATCGTCTCCGGATCAGCTCCGGGATAGACGACAGTCACCGTGATCACCGGGAAGTCGACCTCGGGGTACAAGTCGACGCCGACTTTGTTGTAGCTAATGAGCCCGAAGACCATCAGCGCCATGATCAGCATCGCGGCGAACACCGGTCGCCGAATGGATACTTCCGCGAGGTTCACGACTACTTCTCCCCGGTCTGCTTAGGAGCCGCAGGCGTTGCACCAGTCGGCTTCTTGGCTGCGGGCTCCGCCTCGGCAGTCTCTTCCTTCACGGGCTCTGCCGGCTTCGCCGCTTCGCCCTGGCTCCCGAAGTCGAGCTCGACGAGCATGCCCGCCTTGTAGACCTCATCCGGATTCGCCAGGCCGCAGATCACTTCGATGGTGCGTGTGCGCTGATCGACGCTGGGGCTGATGCGCTTCACCGTAACCAGCAGCGACTTGTCGATCGCTCGGAAACGCGCCATCGCCTTGGAGTCCACCTTGACGGTCTTGAGGGCGCTCTCCGGCAGCCGCGCGCGGATTTCCAGCTCCGTGATGTCCTGCACCAGCAACACCGGCGAGCCGTTTGCCATCACCGACTCACCTTCGTTCGCGTTCTTGCTCGCGACCAAGCCAGATATGGGGGAGCGCACGACGGTTTCACCGGCGCCCCGATAGGCGTCGGACAAGGCAACCTCTGCGCGCTTCACCGAGAGCTTCGCGTTTTCGTAGTTCAGTCGTGACGCGGTGAGTGCGGCCTCGGTGGTCGCCCCACTCTTCGCCAAGCCTTCCTTGCGGTCCAGGTCTTCCTTCGCCTGCTGCAGGCTGACCTTCGCGCTGGACACTCCGACCTTCGCCGAAGACACAGCGAGACCAGCCCCCCTCGAGTCGACCTGGAAGAGCACCTGGCCCTTCTTCACGCGATCGCCTTCGGCGACGTTCAGCTTCACCAAGACGCCTGTCGCCTTGGCGCTCAGCGCCGCCTCGTTGATGGCATGCACGGAGCCGGATGCCGTCAGCCCTGATGCTGCAGCAGGCGCTTCCTCGTTCGCCGCAGCCTTCAACAAGCTCGACACTGGCGCTGCAGCAGACGGATCTGCCGGAGGCATCTCCTTGCTGGCGTTCGCCTTCGAACACCCAACGACCGCGATCGACAAACCCAAGACCAACCCAAAGCGGCGCATCATTTGCTCGCTCCTTCAATGAACAGCTTCACGACGAACTCGGCACACGGCGCGAGTGCTTCTTTCCGCCCCCCGGAAACCCAAATCGCCATCGCGCCTTCCATGAAGGCAGACAGCGAGTGCACGAGCATCAGCTGAGGTACATCCTCGCGGATCAAGCCTTGAGCCTGACCAGCGGCGATCGCCTCGCCTAGGACATCGAGGATCTGCTCTCGCGAGGGCTCCTCATGGGCAGGACGCGAGAGCATCACCAGGCGACTCGACTCGCGCTCGAGGTGCACCGCGAACAATGCGCCCCGCTCCTCGACGAACTCAAACACCTTCTTCACGAACGCTTCCAGGCGTTCGATGGGCTGCTCGATGGAGCGCACCGGCTCCATCTGCTGCGCAAACAGCGCCTTGATGCGCGTCGCGATGGCCTCGAAGACGTGGTCCTTGCTCTTGAAGTAGTTGTAGACGGTGCCGGTCGCGACCCCAGCGCGCTCCGCCACCTCGGACATCTTGGCCTCGTGGAAGCCTCGCTCCGTGAACACATCCTCCGCCGCATCAAGGATCGCGACGCGATAGGCCTCCTTGAGCTGGCTCTGGAGGGTGGACTTTCGAGCTGCCTTGCTCATGCTGACTCCCTGTTCACGCTTTGAACGCCGGTTCACCGTCCGGGCGTTTTTTCTGCTTACAACGACGATTCAACCGAAAAATAAAGGATGAATCGTGATTCATCTGGTGAGCGGGGAGTCATGTAGCTCATCTGCACAGCGCGTCAAGGGAGACTAGTGATTATTAGCTCCAGGGTCATCAAGTTTTGGGGGGGAGAGGCGCACCTGGGCCTACACGGGGCTTACCCGTGGCTGCGATCAGGCCTCAGCTACGTCAACCCGCGCCAATTACCGCGCGGATATGTCGCGCGCATCACGCAACGAACGGAACGTTCAAGCGGGATCCAATTTGATCTCTACGGTGGACGGAACCGGTCTATCGCAACTCCCCTCTCGGGGTACCACGATGGTCTGCGACTGACTTGCGTAGCCTGGAGCCTCCACCGTGAGCTGATACGTGGCAGCACCCACGAAGTACACGAACTGGCACTCCGGAGGATCCGCTTCCGGGTCCACCTTCCAGTCCCCTTCAAACAGCTCGGTGACCGCATCGCAAACGGGCTCTCCCGTTTGGCGATCGAGGACGACCAGCGTCAGCGTGGCGAGTGCCAAGCTCGCGGGACAGCCGTAGCGGTCGCTGCTGCAAGCGAGCACGACCAGCCCAATACCGCACAACCATGCTCGGCGCGTCTGCAAGGACGCCTTCGTCGCTGCTCCCGCCATTCTCCGAAGGATACTGGACTGCTCGGCACCGCGCGAGCACCGAACAGCGATTCCGGGCGGTCTTGGCTCCGCGAGCTGAAATCGCAACGGCCAGGTCGACTCCCAAAGGAAGCCGCCTGGCCGCGATTCCACAACCGACGTTACTCAGGGCAACAGCATTTGACCGCGCAACACCGTCACGGCACTACCGGTCAACTGCACGCGGTCACCGCGCAGCTCACAGTCCACATCGCCTCCCCGCGCTGATAGCTGACGCGCCGCGAATTGCGTCTTACCCAAACGCTTGGCCCAGAAGGGCGTCAGTTCGCAGTGTGCGGAGCCCGTGACCGGGTCCTCCGCGACACCAACAGGCAGCGCAAAGAATCGCGAAACGAAGTCGTAGGGACCTTCGCCCGGCGCGGTCACGATGACGTTGAACGGGATCTTGGCGAGCAAGCCGAAGTCCGGCTTCAGCGCGGAAACGGCGGCCGCGCTCTCTAGCTCGCACATCAAGTAGCGCCCCCGATGCACCGCGAGGAGCTTCGTCCCCAACGCCTCAGCCAGCCCAGCAGGCTCCGCGCAGGGTTCATTGGGAACCGCAGGGAAATCCATGCTGAGCTTGCCTTGCTCAGCTCGCTCCACACGCAGCTGCCCACTCTGGGTCTCGAAGCGCAGCAGCGAGTCGGAGACACCCAGCTCGTTGAACAGCACGTGCGCATTCGCCAGCGTGCCATGACCGCACAGCGCGACCTCGGTCGTAGGCGTGAACCAGCGCAAGCCATAAGTGTCGCCTTGCTTCACGGAAAAGCCGGTCTCCGCCACGTTCATCTCGGCGGCG includes:
- a CDS encoding translocation/assembly module TamB domain-containing protein, with the protein product MHLNLPGTRELIRTQVNHLLADTFQGKLQITRIDHISFEGVRGVDGYVLPPGTTNPDDACLRFWDTSAAISLNELLQSLWSDSGPIVVHLPGAHIRAVHTKLGTNAQGELNIERAFRPLPQPEKVDSGPSRGVHVEIDAIEVDSSWTHGRISSSPALDADLNQLRARFSYVNEKVTVHVDQAEVVGRALPEQLDPKGDLNGRLEVTAKAELVARLKFDGEVMQSPTDVEAAYSPSGVRFSVKSPKVARATLGRYGISPPPGTDASLNVSGEGPLGGIDFRGETRIGESSVSLTGKASVLAPRVDVQARLAKVNLKSVGEGLPKTAVDGQVDVEFELRESKPYVTSRVALAPARVEEWQVPALDGELHLEGARAWGFIRTAPGEVSISADAHANLDHLDRGISFDATAKVPRVASLQKYAQLPGVRGDVQASVCGSFYPDSKRIDADGALDSGQLEVSGFSLKRAHIYAEVEGAVATPSIDASFRAASLRSKDKQLGRVVDFTKPSISVRGTPTRLRVNTRLPARAGSSAPSISLSATVAPAAQRISSVRGSIQRGNRRVDLAAARVDLGRGLDLENVELSGAGSINGTLQFHAGRLESSLKFARLDLSALSGLLEGLPALDPPISGIVSGSVELSGAIASPQGTVDLSIEQAQRGEDAFSGEVHLVANEGQLSGHIAVDAARIGSVSLTPNALKPNGAWTDPRAWLASAGSLRSDFAIDSAALLRRLSQAEPKTKQPELSGLVRGNLELKRASQAPVNAPLSALPDLKARWSSVGLQATLGNEKESPVLRGIDLRGELDVESGSGKSQVAVEAVRGQEQLLTLEVESRVPYVRWLEAPPTRDTLLRHPFSAKLESDGLRLGKLPEFAQVPGLSGRLDLQAKLEGSVMEPRLNVDFRGKKLNVDELSRRQGLAAVGHLDYDGARARLEFGLSSRFRSLIRARADLQLAIADAIRGDTRQARANAKLVLDDFALAAVPTLRALDVRGRASGELEVKELGSQSPRISAALEVPKGRIGDAKFSGITAKADLSGDRASASVLMEQDDGFGQVMASAGVRWNGLLPSLARERRARVRLLANAWRLQALEPFVRGQVDQLDGRVDADATLDLIPEATKLDGFVRVSEGVLQVPALGQQLKNLEAQVDLAPTGDVRLRAGSVEGLSGRAYFNAAAKLNGLSLVAANAKLRIPEKEAMPFTYQGVPLGDGSGDIDLKARLTPKENRFNISVEHFAFKLPRKPQTGVQSLEDDPHIRIGAHAAGGFVPIIGPGANEEKSTQASGVPTVVAVDLGNDFQVTQGTDLKVKLTGKLLIDSSRTQAVDGQIRLSDGRIDISGKIFQIEQGVITFQEDPSNPVVVAQAAWDSPSGYKVVAEYTGPLKNGKFKLRAEPALSQNEIVSLILFGTPDGSVGSSGSGGGPGAADAASVGAGVATAPLNRAISDVTSLDIATRVDTSNAQSPRPELVVQVSPRVSAQVGYNLEEPKPGKAPDRTLFTLEFRIASRWSLATTFGDGGSSLVDLVWRYRY
- a CDS encoding TolC family protein; protein product: MKSLTRRLIFLGLGLGTSSVAFAQPVDPAEPPAAEPEAQPTPKQPTAEELTAKADLLADTLKPQRGGATARDVGKRAKAHSPAVKAQEAKIRASAAQVDQAMVAFLPKLTLKASYTRISSTDTSFGGGAIVGASAPGLLGVGPCPSGAGTCVLDSAGNPAGAAAFNITPKLDRYSLSATLSVPISDYVLRLPASSAAVRANLEASRINKQATQRKAQADAQLAYYNWVRGVGQVAVAEHALVRLQQLEKDGEAMLAQGVAIKADVLRIKAMVASGKVAIEQARAFVRLSEKNLALMTGDKAPHYTIGEDILRKPRPLPRSENLKGLVNEGLSKRPELRALTKTKTTLRKSATVARAGKLPRLDGFADYTYANPSASDFTGQGGWQGSWSVGAQLTWTLNDLPGAEASASEYEANLQEVNANESLLRQGIEQEITAAYFDRKQARAARKAAEEAEEAARTALDAKMAQYKVGEATTTDVINAEQEFVSATLQRMAAYVDLHVARVRLAYAVGRPAL